One Gimesia aquarii DNA segment encodes these proteins:
- a CDS encoding PQQ-binding-like beta-propeller repeat protein, translating to MKALIAAATLTLFIASTAIAGNWPGWRGPTSNGVAQGSGYPVSWNSSKNILWEVDFPGVSGSTPVIWGDDLFLTTTTGGKNRVICLNKNSGKEKWHVDFGTERAGKHKKGSGSSPSPAVDDDYLFTYFKSGDLACINRDGKILWEKNLQKIYGEDTLWWDLGTSPVLTNDLVVIACMQSDNSYLVAFDKATGKEVWKQTRNLNAPEEANQSYSTPVVVSRDGKEIIYVLGADHVTAHDAQTGKEIWRVGGLNPTQHKYFRSISSPVVSDGYLIAPYARGGSITGIKLGGTGDITKSNVAWTNEAKGEFSDVPTPAAINGRFYICADKGEVLCFDIKTGKKIWGGRLPRSRHKFSSSPILADGHIYVTREDGTTIVLDQGDQFKVESENPLEGFALATPIFSDGKIYLKMTDKLYCIGKK from the coding sequence ATGAAAGCTTTAATAGCAGCAGCCACTCTAACTCTGTTCATCGCTTCTACCGCAATTGCCGGAAACTGGCCTGGTTGGCGAGGGCCAACTTCAAACGGCGTCGCTCAGGGAAGCGGATATCCTGTTTCCTGGAATAGTTCAAAAAACATTCTCTGGGAAGTCGACTTTCCTGGTGTCAGTGGTTCGACTCCCGTAATCTGGGGAGACGACCTGTTCCTGACAACCACCACTGGTGGAAAAAACCGAGTCATTTGTCTGAATAAAAATTCCGGTAAGGAAAAATGGCATGTTGACTTCGGGACAGAGCGAGCGGGTAAACACAAAAAAGGAAGTGGTAGTAGCCCTTCTCCGGCCGTCGATGACGATTACCTTTTCACCTACTTCAAAAGTGGGGACTTAGCCTGTATTAATCGTGACGGAAAAATCCTCTGGGAAAAAAACCTGCAGAAGATTTATGGAGAAGACACACTTTGGTGGGACTTGGGAACATCTCCTGTTCTGACAAACGATTTGGTCGTCATTGCCTGCATGCAGAGTGATAACTCATATCTTGTTGCTTTTGATAAAGCCACTGGCAAAGAAGTCTGGAAACAAACTCGTAACCTCAATGCTCCGGAAGAAGCCAATCAGAGTTATTCGACTCCCGTTGTCGTCAGCCGCGATGGTAAAGAAATCATTTATGTCCTCGGAGCAGACCATGTGACGGCTCATGATGCACAGACCGGCAAAGAAATCTGGAGAGTCGGTGGCCTGAATCCCACTCAACATAAATACTTTCGCTCTATTTCCTCTCCTGTTGTCAGCGATGGCTATCTGATTGCCCCTTATGCACGCGGTGGCTCAATCACAGGAATCAAGTTAGGTGGAACAGGAGATATCACAAAGTCGAATGTAGCCTGGACCAACGAAGCGAAAGGGGAATTTTCGGATGTCCCTACACCAGCTGCCATCAATGGCCGTTTCTATATTTGTGCAGACAAAGGCGAGGTTCTCTGCTTTGATATCAAGACCGGAAAAAAAATCTGGGGAGGCCGTCTGCCTCGTAGCCGTCACAAGTTTAGCTCTTCACCGATTCTCGCCGATGGTCATATTTATGTTACCAGAGAAGATGGTACGACCATTGTTTTGGATCAAGGAGACCAATTCAAGGTGGAATCAGAAAATCCGCTCGAAGGTTTTGCTTTGGCAACTCCCATCTTCTCAGATGGGAAAATCTATCTAAAAATGACAGACAAGCTATACTGTATTGGAAAGAAATAA
- a CDS encoding sulfatase-like hydrolase/transferase: MTAHLRKSFLVILFISCLFLISNRASAESKAPSRPNILFLFSDDQRADALSAYDNPHIQTPNLDQLVRTGFSFRNAFCMGSIHGAVCQPSRAMLNSGRSLYRVPMNLKGVITLPQLLKQSGYTTFGTGKWHNHRDSFQKSFTTGTAAFIGGMSNHLKVPVMDLKEGQFQNKRTGDKFSSELFVDATVDFLNQHPKEKPFYAYVAFTAPHDPRMPPAAAMKAYKKNPPPLPKNFMPQHPFNNGWMTGRDESLTGWPRDPKIVQEQLAEYYGMITDMDTQIGRILNVIKKNGFDKNTIIIFSSDHGLAVGSHGLLGKQNLYEHSMKSPLIFSGPGIPQNKSSEALVYLYDIFPTVCDLTHTPVPAGVEGSDLAPIWRGDTDRVRDSLFTTYEDLMRAVRDDRWKLIRYPQINKTQLFDLKNDPQELHDLSQKPREKKRVQNMLALLKTWQQKTDDKQPLTSDHPKSETIDLTGRKRKPDQHQPRWIIEKYFDSE; this comes from the coding sequence ATGACTGCACATCTCCGAAAGTCTTTCTTGGTTATCTTGTTTATATCTTGTTTGTTCCTCATCTCAAACAGAGCTTCTGCGGAATCAAAGGCTCCGTCGCGACCAAATATTCTGTTTCTCTTCAGCGATGATCAACGTGCTGATGCACTTTCTGCTTACGATAACCCACACATTCAGACTCCGAATCTGGATCAGCTTGTCAGAACCGGTTTTAGTTTTCGAAATGCGTTTTGTATGGGTTCCATTCATGGCGCGGTCTGCCAACCCAGCCGAGCGATGCTCAACAGTGGACGCTCGCTTTATCGTGTTCCCATGAATCTCAAAGGGGTTATTACCCTACCACAATTGTTGAAGCAGTCGGGTTACACTACATTTGGAACAGGTAAATGGCACAATCACCGCGATTCGTTTCAAAAAAGTTTTACAACAGGAACAGCTGCCTTCATTGGAGGTATGTCCAACCATTTAAAAGTTCCCGTGATGGACTTGAAAGAAGGTCAGTTTCAAAACAAACGCACTGGTGATAAATTTTCGAGTGAGCTGTTCGTCGATGCGACCGTTGACTTTTTGAACCAGCATCCAAAAGAGAAACCATTCTATGCCTACGTTGCGTTCACAGCCCCGCATGATCCACGAATGCCTCCTGCTGCGGCAATGAAAGCTTACAAAAAAAATCCCCCTCCGCTACCTAAAAATTTCATGCCACAACATCCCTTTAATAATGGCTGGATGACAGGTCGAGACGAATCGTTAACCGGTTGGCCTCGAGATCCCAAAATCGTGCAAGAACAACTGGCAGAGTATTATGGGATGATCACTGATATGGATACGCAAATAGGTCGTATCCTGAACGTCATCAAAAAAAATGGTTTCGATAAAAACACAATCATCATTTTTTCATCCGATCACGGACTGGCAGTCGGCAGTCATGGTTTACTTGGAAAACAAAATTTGTATGAACACAGCATGAAATCTCCGCTGATTTTTTCAGGACCGGGTATACCCCAAAACAAATCCAGTGAAGCACTCGTGTATTTGTACGATATTTTTCCAACAGTCTGCGATTTAACTCACACGCCCGTTCCCGCAGGAGTGGAAGGTTCTGACCTGGCTCCGATCTGGAGAGGGGATACAGACCGAGTCCGTGATTCCCTCTTCACTACCTATGAAGACTTAATGCGGGCTGTCAGAGACGATCGCTGGAAATTGATTCGCTATCCGCAAATCAATAAAACACAGTTATTTGATCTTAAAAATGATCCGCAGGAATTACATGATCTTTCCCAAAAACCAAGGGAGAAAAAACGTGTTCAGAACATGCTGGCGCTACTGAAAACCTGGCAGCAAAAAACGGACGACAAACAACCCCTCACATCCGACCATCCCAAGTCTGAAACCATTGATTTAACAGGACGAAAGCGCAAACCAGACCAACATCAACCTCGCTGGATCATAGAAAAATACTTCGATTCTGAATGA
- a CDS encoding phenylacetate--CoA ligase family protein — translation MNDPQKLPENQNRNVIEARQLQRLQGLLKEVSATNPFWSKKWEAAGVSGDAIQNLSDLQKLPVTTKTELVEDHLAHSPYGSNLTYPVEKYTRMHQTSGTTGSPMRWLDTKASWDWFGECWSQIYRMVGLYPEDRLFFPFSFGPFVGFWAAFEGATRLGHFCLAGGGMGSEARLQMILDNKITAICCTPTYALRLAEVAESENINLAMSRVRALIVAGEPGGNIEATKLRIGQAWGARVFDHWGMTEIGALGIEPLENPGGLNILETECIAEIVNPETLQPVVKGEQGELIITNLGRIGSPLIRYRTGDLVCEDTTDCPSGRSLLRLKGGILGRADDMVIIRGNNVFPSSLEAILRTFDQIAEYRIEVHTIRAMQHMKIELEPTGALTSEEQQSQLITDVSNTIKDRLNFHAEVSTVAPGALPRFELKGRRFFKID, via the coding sequence ATGAATGATCCACAAAAACTGCCGGAAAATCAGAATCGCAACGTAATCGAAGCACGCCAACTGCAACGCTTACAAGGCCTTCTGAAAGAAGTCTCTGCCACGAACCCTTTCTGGAGCAAGAAGTGGGAGGCTGCCGGAGTTTCAGGTGACGCGATTCAAAACTTATCCGATCTGCAAAAATTGCCGGTTACAACCAAAACGGAATTAGTAGAAGATCATCTAGCCCACTCACCCTATGGCTCAAATCTGACTTATCCTGTAGAAAAATACACACGCATGCACCAAACATCGGGAACAACAGGTTCTCCGATGCGTTGGCTCGATACCAAGGCAAGTTGGGATTGGTTTGGTGAATGCTGGTCACAAATTTATCGCATGGTAGGACTCTATCCAGAAGATCGGTTATTTTTTCCGTTCTCATTTGGTCCTTTTGTGGGTTTTTGGGCTGCCTTTGAAGGTGCCACACGACTTGGTCATTTTTGCCTGGCGGGTGGCGGCATGGGAAGTGAAGCCAGACTGCAAATGATTCTGGATAACAAAATCACCGCGATCTGCTGTACTCCCACTTATGCTCTGCGGCTGGCAGAAGTGGCAGAATCAGAAAACATCAATCTCGCAATGAGTCGCGTGCGTGCATTAATTGTTGCCGGTGAACCGGGGGGCAACATTGAAGCGACCAAGCTACGTATTGGTCAAGCCTGGGGAGCGCGCGTCTTCGATCATTGGGGAATGACAGAAATTGGTGCACTCGGTATTGAACCTCTGGAAAATCCGGGAGGCTTAAACATTCTCGAAACTGAATGTATTGCTGAGATCGTGAACCCGGAAACTTTACAGCCAGTTGTTAAAGGGGAACAAGGAGAGTTAATCATCACTAATCTAGGACGAATCGGCTCGCCTTTGATTCGTTACCGCACAGGTGACTTAGTCTGCGAAGATACAACAGACTGCCCTTCCGGTCGCTCATTACTACGATTAAAAGGCGGCATTCTTGGCCGCGCAGATGACATGGTCATTATTCGTGGCAACAATGTATTCCCTTCGAGCCTCGAAGCAATTCTCCGCACGTTCGATCAGATCGCGGAGTATCGAATTGAAGTCCACACGATACGAGCGATGCAACATATGAAAATTGAACTAGAACCAACTGGGGCTCTTACTAGTGAGGAACAGCAAAGTCAGCTTATTACCGATGTCAGCAATACCATCAAAGATCGCCTCAATTTCCATGCAGAAGTCAGTACAGTTGCCCCCGGAGCATTACCACGTTTTGAGCTTAAAGGCCGTCGTTTCTTCAAAATCGACTGA
- a CDS encoding DEAD/DEAH box helicase — translation MENSETKPNSGNHQDIFDHSGGPHFLPQTVVSNSAPISQTDKHNLKQQIGCESMALAVSTSVFASGMNGALTRKFKVETSSVDLLEPAGMMPKWKPTRPRVKTFGMTFPDGLEFIPPKEEKEPESEINQIKGPTPTDSENMESKKATRLQPPPNALSLEDRLFYLLQPPLETWLAGQELLMPFEPFPYQYEGIAWLFSQKSALLADEMGLGKTMQTITGVRLLLRSGQVRRILLLCPKPLIPNWQREFKFWAEELPVTIVQGDSNRRKMIWEMPNTPILIANYESMTRDFEAMGEENIPRFDLVVLDEAQRIKNRNSRTAEISRSIPRKRSWALTGTPIENRHEEMSSLFEWMEVVPPRATPDLRQLQVLSKEFILRRTKDLVMTDLPPRLDRPAFLDLNPAQQIAYETAEKDGVIQLNEMGDSITVQHVFELVLRLKQITNFDPVTGESSKLDRLEADMEEIASSGGKAILFSQWTKPLDFMAERLARFGTLVYHGGIPTKQREPILDQFKHDPNSHLLLMSYGTGAVGLNLQFAGYVFLFDRWWNPAIEDQAINRAHRIGQKTQVIVTKFICNNTIEERIDLVLQQKRELFHSILGDGDTTCESRSLTAAEIFGLFDLKQKKGDVTKKIAPQIPAA, via the coding sequence GTGGAAAATTCAGAAACAAAACCAAATAGCGGAAATCATCAGGACATTTTCGATCATTCTGGTGGTCCACATTTTTTACCGCAAACAGTGGTTTCCAATTCAGCGCCGATTTCTCAAACCGATAAGCATAATCTCAAGCAGCAAATCGGCTGCGAGTCGATGGCGTTAGCGGTATCGACTTCTGTTTTTGCTTCGGGAATGAATGGCGCGCTCACACGTAAATTCAAAGTGGAAACATCGTCGGTTGACCTGCTTGAGCCGGCAGGCATGATGCCGAAATGGAAGCCGACTCGTCCACGCGTCAAAACCTTTGGTATGACATTTCCTGACGGTTTAGAATTTATTCCTCCCAAAGAAGAAAAAGAACCCGAGTCGGAAATTAATCAAATCAAAGGGCCGACACCGACAGACTCCGAAAACATGGAAAGTAAAAAAGCAACTAGGTTACAACCTCCGCCAAACGCATTGTCTTTAGAAGATCGACTCTTTTACCTGTTGCAGCCTCCATTAGAAACCTGGTTGGCGGGACAGGAATTGCTTATGCCGTTCGAACCATTTCCTTACCAGTATGAGGGGATAGCCTGGCTGTTTTCGCAAAAGTCTGCATTGCTTGCTGATGAAATGGGGCTCGGTAAAACGATGCAGACAATTACTGGAGTTCGTTTGTTATTGCGGAGCGGTCAGGTTCGACGAATCTTATTGCTCTGTCCTAAGCCACTGATCCCCAATTGGCAGCGTGAATTTAAATTTTGGGCTGAAGAACTACCCGTTACCATTGTACAAGGGGATTCGAATCGTCGCAAAATGATTTGGGAAATGCCAAATACACCGATCTTGATTGCCAATTATGAATCGATGACACGCGATTTTGAGGCGATGGGGGAAGAGAATATTCCCCGGTTCGACTTGGTCGTTCTTGATGAAGCACAAAGAATAAAAAATCGCAACTCTCGAACTGCAGAGATTTCTCGCTCTATACCTCGTAAACGGAGTTGGGCTCTCACAGGTACTCCCATTGAAAATCGACATGAAGAAATGTCATCTTTATTTGAATGGATGGAAGTCGTTCCGCCACGGGCAACTCCTGATTTGCGGCAGCTCCAGGTACTTTCCAAAGAGTTTATTTTGAGACGGACTAAAGATCTGGTGATGACCGACTTACCGCCCCGTCTGGATCGCCCTGCCTTCTTAGATTTGAATCCCGCTCAGCAAATTGCGTATGAGACAGCTGAAAAAGATGGTGTGATTCAGCTGAATGAGATGGGAGATTCGATTACCGTACAGCATGTCTTTGAGTTAGTGCTGCGTTTGAAGCAAATCACTAATTTCGATCCGGTAACAGGGGAAAGCTCAAAACTGGATCGACTGGAAGCCGACATGGAAGAGATTGCCTCTAGTGGTGGCAAAGCAATTTTATTCAGCCAATGGACGAAGCCTTTGGATTTCATGGCTGAACGGTTAGCGCGTTTTGGGACTCTTGTCTATCATGGTGGAATTCCTACAAAACAACGCGAGCCCATTCTCGATCAATTCAAGCACGATCCGAATTCCCATTTACTGTTGATGAGTTATGGTACCGGCGCTGTGGGCCTCAATTTACAGTTTGCCGGTTATGTATTTCTGTTCGACCGCTGGTGGAATCCAGCGATTGAGGATCAGGCAATTAACCGTGCCCATCGGATCGGTCAGAAAACGCAGGTAATCGTAACAAAATTCATCTGTAACAATACGATTGAAGAACGTATTGATCTGGTCTTGCAGCAGAAACGAGAGTTATTTCATTCCATATTGGGAGATGGTGACACGACGTGCGAGTCGCGAAGCCTGACTGCGGCAGAAATTTTTGGTTTATTTGACCTGAAGCAGAAAAAAGGGGATGTGACTAAGAAAATTGCTCCACAAATCCCGGCTGCCTGA
- a CDS encoding alpha/beta hydrolase family protein, which translates to MNLFRHIKFLLLLCALVSGHLQAAEPIKPNSRLPKTTPWDLKELSKAPKFEWVDQNSSIKSLMYRGLDYQEKPTKVFAYYGSPKVDPTNPSRFPGIVLVHGGGGTAFKEWVELWVQKGYAAIAMDLAGFQPVEGKNPHDRKNRTRLAEGGPNQSHVEKFDAIKSDISEHWCYHAPANVILAHSLICSFAEVDQGRTAVTGISWGGYLTCIVAGLDNRFEAAVPVYGCGFLDNHSVFEKSITKLPPKDAKRWMQLYDPGQYLPAIQMPIFFVNGTNDFAYWLSAYQKSYEAVPESTPRNIRIKVNMRHSHPTGWAPQEIAKFINEKLNHTTALPLVQSPVMKGERISAELSQSALVKTAVLQYTTDDGPNPERKWYSIPLKIEGRKVSGKAPPGNTKIWFINVTDETGAMTSSPLMRNL; encoded by the coding sequence ATGAATCTATTTCGACACATTAAATTTTTACTACTTCTCTGTGCGCTTGTCTCTGGCCACTTGCAGGCAGCAGAACCAATAAAACCAAATTCCCGCCTTCCCAAGACCACTCCCTGGGATTTGAAAGAGCTCAGTAAAGCACCAAAATTTGAATGGGTTGATCAGAATTCTTCGATTAAGTCACTAATGTATCGAGGCTTGGATTATCAGGAAAAACCAACAAAAGTCTTTGCCTATTATGGTTCACCCAAGGTAGACCCAACGAATCCATCGCGCTTTCCTGGAATCGTGCTGGTCCATGGTGGGGGCGGAACTGCGTTCAAAGAATGGGTCGAATTATGGGTCCAGAAAGGCTATGCAGCTATTGCCATGGATCTGGCTGGTTTCCAGCCTGTTGAGGGTAAAAATCCACATGATCGCAAAAATAGAACACGGCTTGCTGAGGGTGGACCAAATCAATCACATGTCGAAAAATTTGATGCTATCAAATCTGATATTTCAGAACACTGGTGTTATCACGCACCGGCCAATGTCATTTTGGCACACTCACTGATCTGCTCGTTTGCTGAAGTTGATCAAGGCCGTACGGCTGTGACGGGCATCTCATGGGGTGGCTACCTAACTTGTATTGTTGCGGGACTTGACAATCGCTTCGAGGCGGCTGTCCCCGTTTATGGGTGTGGTTTCTTGGATAATCACTCGGTTTTTGAAAAATCGATCACTAAGCTTCCCCCCAAAGACGCCAAGCGTTGGATGCAACTCTATGATCCGGGGCAATATCTGCCTGCAATTCAAATGCCAATCTTTTTTGTTAATGGCACGAATGATTTCGCATACTGGTTGAGTGCTTACCAGAAAAGTTATGAAGCCGTTCCTGAATCTACGCCGCGTAACATTCGTATTAAAGTCAACATGCGACATAGCCACCCAACTGGTTGGGCACCTCAAGAGATTGCAAAGTTCATTAATGAAAAACTCAACCACACGACAGCCTTACCGCTGGTTCAGAGCCCCGTGATGAAAGGCGAAAGAATATCAGCAGAATTGTCTCAGTCTGCCCTAGTGAAAACAGCAGTTCTGCAATACACAACCGATGATGGTCCTAACCCGGAAAGAAAGTGGTATTCAATCCCACTAAAAATTGAAGGGAGGAAAGTCTCAGGCAAAGCGCCACCAGGAAATACAAAAATCTGGTTTATCAATGTCACTGATGAAACGGGTGCGATGACATCCAGTCCTCTCATGAGGAATCTATAA
- a CDS encoding diacylglycerol kinase, giving the protein MIKSQNTIVKKHRAGSAPREVTTKLRSEWRQRLVDAERGITFGIRLDSTFFIHFFTGSAVIAGAMLLGLSATHWAIIVLAMTTVLCAQMFNQVLKSIWKLLGNHLPAESQNTFKAGTAAVCVSIIGSVITIAIIFCSALYRLLF; this is encoded by the coding sequence GTGATTAAATCTCAGAATACTATAGTTAAAAAACATCGTGCAGGTTCAGCACCACGCGAAGTGACAACAAAATTACGATCTGAATGGAGGCAACGTCTTGTTGACGCCGAACGTGGTATCACATTCGGAATCCGCCTGGACAGTACGTTCTTCATACACTTCTTTACCGGGAGCGCCGTCATTGCCGGTGCCATGTTGCTAGGTTTATCGGCAACACACTGGGCAATTATTGTTCTGGCAATGACAACCGTATTGTGCGCTCAAATGTTTAACCAAGTTTTGAAATCGATCTGGAAGTTGCTCGGCAACCATTTACCGGCAGAGTCACAAAACACTTTTAAAGCAGGTACAGCCGCTGTCTGTGTCAGTATAATCGGTTCGGTAATCACGATCGCAATCATCTTTTGTTCTGCCCTCTATCGTTTGCTCTTTTAA
- a CDS encoding glycosyltransferase family 39 protein, which translates to MTQTRRCYFALLLVLILAGSLRVILVSLQPGQLQQDRDAYLAIAKNLASGHGYSSSMSTQTNETLPTAFRPPLYPCLLAVIYFLKAAPIGIGIIQIILGILTVWLTWRTAKCLQMEVGGILAAAIVATDPVLLQYTAYAMTEVLSSFLSSLLLYFLISSFSAEKSPTDTKLPVPISFWTGIVWGSAILCRPTYLAFFGVWIAARLTNPLLQRFQIVKTQSSVKQKSGQITYLTLGIILTVSPWLIRNLVVFHSPILTTTHGGYTLLLGNNPVFYKEVVQKPWGTVWSGKSLHTWQKSLDEQITQQVPAIKSEQERDRWMYQRAKQNISKQPERFVQSCILRFKRFWNVSPLTYSTLTAKPLIKWSIAGYYSLVLIGCFGGIFMVIWNKEKKWAPLVLLIFSFTLVHLFYWTNMRMRAPLVPAIALLSIYGWSQIVRFFKFARPRKASQNDRHNNR; encoded by the coding sequence GTGACACAAACTAGACGTTGCTATTTTGCACTACTGCTGGTTCTTATTCTCGCAGGTAGTTTACGTGTAATTCTCGTCTCTTTACAGCCTGGTCAGCTACAGCAGGACCGGGACGCCTATCTTGCAATCGCCAAGAATCTGGCGTCGGGCCATGGTTATTCATCCAGTATGAGCACACAGACAAATGAGACTCTGCCGACAGCGTTTCGCCCTCCACTTTATCCCTGTTTGCTTGCGGTTATTTATTTTCTCAAAGCGGCCCCCATTGGCATTGGCATCATTCAAATCATTCTGGGAATTCTTACCGTCTGGTTGACCTGGCGAACAGCAAAATGTCTACAAATGGAAGTGGGTGGAATATTAGCTGCTGCGATTGTCGCTACCGACCCTGTTCTGCTGCAATATACTGCATATGCCATGACTGAGGTACTTTCCTCATTCCTATCGAGCCTGCTGCTGTACTTTCTGATCTCCAGTTTCTCAGCAGAAAAATCGCCAACAGATACAAAGTTGCCAGTTCCCATTTCCTTCTGGACAGGTATTGTCTGGGGGTCAGCGATCCTCTGCCGCCCCACTTATCTGGCTTTTTTCGGTGTCTGGATCGCCGCTCGATTAACGAATCCTCTTCTCCAACGATTCCAAATTGTTAAAACCCAATCATCGGTAAAACAGAAATCAGGGCAGATAACCTATCTCACACTGGGTATCATACTCACAGTCTCTCCCTGGTTGATTCGGAACCTTGTCGTCTTCCACTCTCCCATACTGACGACCACTCACGGTGGTTACACATTATTGCTGGGAAATAACCCGGTCTTCTATAAAGAGGTTGTCCAAAAACCATGGGGAACGGTCTGGTCTGGAAAAAGTTTACACACCTGGCAAAAAAGTCTGGATGAGCAAATCACTCAACAAGTACCAGCAATCAAATCAGAACAGGAACGAGACCGTTGGATGTACCAGCGCGCAAAACAAAATATTTCCAAACAACCAGAGCGATTTGTACAGTCTTGTATTCTTCGATTCAAACGTTTTTGGAATGTCTCTCCACTTACATATTCTACCTTAACCGCCAAACCTCTCATCAAATGGAGCATTGCCGGATATTATTCTCTGGTTCTCATTGGCTGTTTCGGTGGTATATTCATGGTAATATGGAATAAAGAAAAAAAATGGGCACCACTAGTTTTGCTGATATTTAGTTTTACTCTCGTCCATCTCTTCTATTGGACCAACATGAGAATGCGTGCGCCACTCGTTCCGGCAATTGCCTTGTTAAGCATATATGGCTGGTCTCAAATCGTTCGATTTTTCAAATTCGCCAGACCAAGAAAAGCCTCTCAAAATGATCGTCATAACAATAGATAG